A single Lolium perenne isolate Kyuss_39 chromosome 6, Kyuss_2.0, whole genome shotgun sequence DNA region contains:
- the LOC127308549 gene encoding uncharacterized protein isoform X1, producing the protein MVTEEEAREAADGEEVQVEVADLGTTHLQVNLDSKLSSHGDIKEKGKIMDSTEGILRVTEDQVFEKAPSVAEIPLEHTPNGTASSLNGHMKEAKISNEKPQENGQKDNEQVEASSDGINTDQSNKSNGKETVDSFSHIESTTEDTSLLKSENEEPKEHYEQDVEGAAVEDKMVQKDTLQADEPTVPQQGQNLELAKVTEDTQHASTSCNPHDEVVADAPAGVQTSHDPNADDSAPLPDATDGNTETEPAKVDKESFPEDEDIAEHTNEIIKLEDQPSKQADDVDADLVQEEVPKSKKTDMPEDMTTTEQAHESTNGDQEVLNQESQEDTSDPVHEKTEETSHESNVSASEETTPEHDATAREPALDVQEVQSQGLAEEIADAKEVDTGKTVQESGVAFEEATSKDNIPTIEPSSDIQHPNSVESEEIKGLEDAKAEETSNQSNVTIAEDTKDKEATEAIQPVQGLEEEPKNSGTAEMDEASNEPLDVLNNLAEEDGVPACQPQVIELEDVKNTGVTETQEITQQSHVAASEELETEDNSREIESSNDDIQLILEQGSVEVKDTESSETQEICNERSISASEDHVEDDVTAEGPTSDAQKVKNVESAEEIKDNTADDIVEASNVATVEEADQQNNVLTSEDVSEQKMRGLEPEEIQNTEPVETEEASDQRHPAQEDIIPSDMLKTESTAEVTGTEATKTKALPQESNVSISDEPASEENATASEITCDAQKVNNLEQAEDVEGNKDTRAKETSDQSSESNVASLEEIATEDSTTILTDVSIQQLEEQEPVEFRGTETTEPQGISSSHIVSTTEDSASEDKVKAEPSLDTAENLESAPVTKETKDVKSTDAIAEEETPEDHVQELEAPVQTPPVEEPELEETKNTDNQMDATVLEDPTHEDDPTTSKSLVIESAEGSSSGATEGQEMPQVEVARSEDHEAEENMIASEPEILEPEPADEMRDSEATEPQSISQQSIVSSSEESVPEEDVTAREPVSDIKEVQTEEPELIDENNDVKAGEISNQSSGTIVGDAAQENLESATGTEETREVKSTDVIAEEKTAEELVQEFEGPVDIPPVDEPELEETKNTEPAEVHDNVTTNELPTEEVNDTEATEIAEIQNECADLTEDVKSNVPLADQAAPDEHAKAIEATADIPQVQEPELEDIKNSEHVEVEDNIIASDLPKEEIKDIEAMETEMIPDETTGANISELTNAVKSNVALAEEAAPEEHGTETEATIDIPQAQEPELEEVKNTEPDEMEENISATDQSAEEIKASEAMETEAVHESIDANNSKLAEDLEDDAAHEEHVIAAETTVQIPRAQEPELEEIKNSEPVEVKENMSASDLPAEEVNETEATENKVINKNTDANTSEPTEDANRNVAVADEAAPEEHVIATEATVDIPRAQEAELEETKNAEHVEVEENITATDLPAEEVEETEDTETEVISESTDANISEPTEDANRNAVADEATPEELVIATEATADIPPAQEPELEEIENAEHVEVEESITASNLPAEEGKETQDTETEVISKSTDANISEPTDDVKKNGAVADEAAPEEHLIATEETVDISRAQEPGIEEIENSEHVEVEENISASDLPAEEVKETEVISESTDANITEPTEDAKINVALADEAAPEQHVIATEATVDIPRAQEPELEETENAEHFEVEVNISANDLPAEEVKGTETMETGAISNSTDANITELTEDVALANEAVPDIHVDIPPAQEPALEEINNTEPVEAEDSITADDVPAEEINETKFMETEEIPHESTDDSLTASAPLADIQQAPEQEAVKDKCTDTTQNQTEPQQSIVSTAAEPTRTEEKPTVTELASDVQQVLERDSTEETTGIEDVHTEDDQQHGVSNLEKPVSENDVSESEPNVADQEVQEDKTAEVEDTAAMEAEEISTQDNIPTTENAAQESSEPGNDPDLLVQSEDIKEELLKAEETGQSNGATLEEQTAEDNAANETDPLADTKQVHGLESVKEYSSVDATEGEEASHPTSQDAGLEEIVSESNVATTEPTSDIQQVDDLDEAGEMMATEAINDEEISYPKTEAAPLEDPSPTDNGMSPKQNSVELDQETLGTEINNAEPIEQKDESSDIGEKTAFTTQKGESPTEEDDVQSSGDDTVGISNNIEQIKEQSKAVTEDDAIKSGEHTIDQDDEQLHSVELQLQVCERSVDVSAIEQPDDDVQKVNLGQQQKEDEVIKEQAEEIQRDEQKHDDSSTELTTETLLEHQSNEIGTTNWNEDTDMFEAEKTETVATEMLMNEQTPHIQQGSTPAIADAKVENSTEIKETPEQENAPNNTSTLYTDADAENHNEDEKENLETDAAVVKPSTDEQDGTTDETENPTVVPRNVEPKVHSEEKACINKANDGMQAIQASQEEIVDEVENKQEMQNEDTCVNNDEIQTKPLNEDASKLHSNDNTDIKMDDTISPFAEMTHGRIDAQPTEIEEVEENKGFRSISEYAVQCSNQNDVEHNLSIHPKVGIDTLNKFMRPNFQVVDDNLATTEQSDAEVETNSNEEMATSCTAVTEAVKFDEAINNKANGADGALSDENLETSEDNRRNLEASSAVTSLGESMNEGNEHHNLALPAHSAVDGNTAEQASGLEVTERGLLFPEKPLPAESEEHEESQTTKEQNEEDIHEQETSDTEKEEKEDEQSDLPVSNFLMNLIMGKESTKPDSNLETEAEMKQEETTKDDSGLINSQQEESLVPIPTEYKVDNKLIFEQGKHNLEGSEETHDFKLESDEELSRNTHELEAPVSQNNVQDEISGELVPGGPGLMTEVESRNVKLGERATNSVCQEHMEAATQIEGGLKSNIDDSTNPKASQKNTLEGTTDLRHESLPEERSSDAVARQALLATEPDTGDEEKLPNDTDDLKSPLSTKREESTESSIIEAESTIKAEQENEVEKEEEKHHTINASGSTGGEIENLHDDSQKRTDAISDEKMAEITELDIGTEINLVDEKEISAGSKCEDKKQSSYELPNSELDSSEKALDIQSDGSSLHINQDKQDEFAGDQIVMEKNSLLDKPGKSNLHEEQEAEFGQESPKESDGGGQNCLAIREPVIEEENVNRTVESHVQTVNTKSNEEQETYKPQVQERDFDVVSAKEALEAEENFVEMAKPELSTDAERSQKEDKLNMAGEKTYDEKTKDGEEAKSFTDEATTKIEEQGALQKASHNQTRDLNVVLPTKAPGSEESFVDIKTPEFSTDEEQSPKKGESKMAEEKSSDKRTNSDEEAKNFTDETPIKIEEREAGQKASPKKHNILSGVGSKVKHQLAKVKKAIIGKPGHTKSELAKS; encoded by the exons ATGGTGACTGAAGAGGAGGCACGAGAGGCGGCAGATGGAGAG GAAGTTCAAGTGGAAGTTGCCGATCTAGGAACAACCCATTTGCAAGTGAACCTAGACAGCAAGCTTTCATCTCATGGAGATATCAAGGAGAAGGGCAAAATAATGGATTCAACTGAAGGAATTTTGAGGGTTACAGAGGATCAGGTTTTCGAAAAGGCACCCTCGGTAGCCGAAATTCCTCTAGAACATACTCCAAATGGTACAGCGTCTTCTCTGAATGGCCATATGAAAGAAGCGAAGATTTCAAATGAAAAGCCACAAGAAAATGGTCAGAAAGATAATGAGCAGGTAGAAGCCTCGTCAGATGGAATAAACACCGATCAGAGCAACAAAAGCAATGGCAAAGAGACAGTCGATTCTTTCAGTCATATTGAGAGCACTACAGAAGATACCAGTCTTCTGAAATCTGAGAATGAAGAGCCCAAGGAACATTATGAACAAGATGTAGAAGGTGCTGCAGTAGAGGACAAAATGGTGCAGAAAGACACACTGCAAGCTGACGAGCCAACAGTTCCTCAACAAGGCCAGAATCTGGAACTAGCAAAAGTAACCGAGGACACACAACATGCAAGCACGTCATGTAATCCTCATGATGAAGTTGTAGCTGACGCACCTGCTGGAGTCCAGACTTCTCATGACCCTAATGCCGATGACTCTGCTCCCCTTCCAGATGCAACTGATGGAAACACAGAAACAGAACCAGCTAAAGTGGATAAAGAGAGCTTccctgaagatgaagatattgcaGAACATACAAATGAAATTATCAAACTAGAAGATCAACCAAGCAAGCAAGCTGATGATGTGGATGCAGACTTGGTGCAGGAAGAGGTGCCTAAAAGCAAGAAAACTGATATGCCAGAAGATATGACTACAACTGAGCAAGCTCATGAGTCAACGAATGGTGATCAAGAAGTGTTGAATCAGGAATCGCAAGAAGACACTAGTGACCCTGTGCATGAAAAAACTGAAGAAACTTCCCACGAGAGCAATGTGTCTGCCTCTGAGGAGACAACTCCAGAACATGATGCAACTGCAAGGGAGCCAGCCCTCGATGTTCAAGAAGTGCAGAGCCAAGGATTAGCAGAAGAAATAGCAGATGCCAAAGAAGTTGATACCGGGAAAACAGTTCAGGAAAGTGGTGTTGCTTTTGAGGAGGCAACTTCAAAAGATAATATaccaaccattgaaccaagttctgATATCCAACATCCCAATAGTGTGGAATCAGAAGAAATCAAGGGTCTTGAAGATGCCAAAGCTGAAGAAACCTCCAATCAAAGCAATGTGACAATTGCTGAAGATACAAAAGATAAGGAAGCAACAGAAGCTATACAACCAGTGCAAGGGTTGGAAGAAGAACCTAAGAATTCTGGAACTGCTGAAATGGATGAAGCCTCCAATGAACCACTGGATGTCCTCAATAACCTTGCTGAAGAAGACGGTGTACCAGCATGTCAGCCCCAGGTGATAGAATTAGAAGACGTAAAGAACACTGGAGTCACTGAAACTCAAGAAATCACTCAACAAAGTCATGTTGCTGCTTCAGAGGAACTAGAAACAGAAGACAATTCTAGGGAAATTGAGTCATCGAATGATGATATCCAGCTAATCCTAGAACAAGGATCAGTTGAAGTTAAGGACACAGAATCTTCGGAGACTCAAGAAATCTGCAATGAAAGAAGTATTTCTGCTTCTGAGGACCATGTAGAAGATGATGTGACAGCAGAAGGACCAACCTCTGATGCCCAAAAAGTAAAGAATGTTGAATCAGCAGAAGAAATCAAGGATAACACAGCTGACGATATCGTCGAAGCCTCTAATGTGGCAACTGTTGAAGAGGCAGATCAACAAAACAATGTGCTAACAAGTGAGGATGTGTCTGAACAGAAAATGCGGGGGCTTGAGCCAGAAGAAATACAGAACACTGAACCAGTTGAAACAGAAGAAGCTTCTGATCAAAGGCATCCTGCTCAAGAAGATATTATACCAAGTGATATGCTGAAGACTGAGTCAACAGCAGAAGTAACGGGAACTGAAGCCACCAAAACCAAAGCACTCCCCCAGGAAAGCAATGTTTCCATTTCTGACGAGCCTGCTTCAGAAGAAAATGCAACAGCAAGTGAAATAACCTGTGATGCTCAAAAAGTAAACAATTTAGAACAAGCAGAAGATGTTGAGGgcaacaaagataccagagctaaAGAAACCTCTGACCAAAGCAGCGAAAGCAACGTTGCTAGTCTAGAGGAGATAGCCACAGAAGATAGCACAACAATCCTAACAGATGTCAGTATTCAGCAGCTTGAAGAGCAAGAACCAGTTGAATTCAGGGGCACGGAAACTACCGAACCTCAAGGAATCTCCTCATCTCACATTGTCTCTACTACTGAGGATTCCGCATCAGAAGATAAGGTGAAGGCAGAACCAAGTCTTGACACCGCAGAGAATTTAGAATCAGCACCAGTAACTAAGGAAACTAAAGATGTGAAAAGCACTGATGCAATTGCTGAGGAGGAAACTCCAGAGGACCATGTACAGGAACTTGAGGCACCTGTTCAAACACCACCAGTGGAGGAGCCAGAACTAGAAGAGACCAAGAATACTGATAATCAAATGGATGCCACCGTCCTTGAGGACCCAACTCATGAAGATGACCCAACCACAAGTAAGTCGCTTGTGATAGAATCAGCAGAAGGGAGCAGCAGTGGAGCCACTGAAGGTCAAGAGATGCCTCAAGTCGAAGTTGCTCGGTCGGAAGACCACGAAGCAGAAGAAAATATGATAGCAAGTGAGCCAGAAATCCTGGAACCAGAACCTGCTGATGAAATGAGAGACagtgaagctactgaacctcaaaGTATCTCACAACAAAGCATTGTTTCAAGTTCTGAAGAGTCTGTCCCAGAAGAAGATGTGACAGCAAGAGAACCAGTTTCTGATATCAAAGAAGTGCAAACTGAAGAACCAGAACTGATAGATGAAAATAATGATGTGAAAGCTGGAGAAATATCCAACCAAAGCAGTGGAACTATTGTTGGAGACGCAGCTCAAGAGAATTTAGAATCAGCAACAGGAACCGAGGAAACTAGAGAAGTGAAAAGCACTGATGTAATTGCTGAGGAGAaaactgcagaagaacttgtgcaGGAATTTGAGGGACCTGTTGACATACCACCAGTGGACGAGCCAGAACTAGAAGAGACCAAGAATACTGAGCCTGCTGAGGTGCATGACAACGTAACAACAAACGAGCTGCCAACAGAAGAGGTGAATGATACTGAAGCCACAGAGATTGCAGAAATCCAGAATGAGTGTGCTGATCTCACTGAAGACGTCAAAAGCAATGTTCCCCTTGCAGACCAGGCAGCTCCTGATGAGCATGCAAAAGCAATAGAAGCAACTGCTGATATACCACAGGTGCAAGAACCAGAACTAGAGGATATCAAGAATAGTGAACATGTTGAAGTGGAAGATAATATAATAGCAAGTGACCTGCCAAAAGAAGAGATCAAGGACATTGAAGCCATGGAAACTGAAATGATCCCTGATGAGACTACTGGTGCAAACATCAGCGAGCTCACCAATGCTGTGAAAAGCAATGTTGCTCTTGCAGAAGAGGCAGCGCCTGAAGAACATGGAACAGAAACCGAGGCAACAATTGATATACCACAAGCACAAGAGCCAGAACTAGAAGAGGTCAAGAATACTGAACCTGATGAGATGGAAGAAAACATATCGGCAACTGACCAGTCAGCAGAAGAGATCAAGGCCAGTGAAGCCATGGAAACTGAAGCAGTCCACGAGAGCATTGATGCAAACAACAGCAAGctcgctgaagatcttgaagaCGATGCAGCTCATGAAGAACATGTAATAGCAGCCGAGACAACAGTGCAAATACCACGAGCACAGGAGCCAGAACTAGAAGAGATCAAGAATAGTGAACCTGTTGAGGTGAAAGAAAACATGTCAGCAAGTGACCTGCCAGCAGAAGAGGTGAATGAAACTGAAGCCACAGAAAATAAAGTAATCAACAAGAACACTGATGCAAATACAAGTGAGCCCACTGAAGATGCGAATAGAAATGTTGCTGTTGCAGACGAGGCAGCTCCTGAAGAACATGTAATAGCTACTGAGGCAACAGTTGATATACCACGAGCACAAGAGGCAGAGCTAGAAGAGACCAAGAATGCTGAACATGTTGAGGTGGAAGAAAACATAACAGCAACTGACCTGCCagcagaagaggtggaggaaactGAAGACACGGAAACTGAAGTAATCAGCGAGAGCACTGATGCAAATATCAGTGAGCCCACTGAAGATGCCAACAGAAATGCTGTTGCAGACGAGGCAACTCCTGAAGAACTTGTAATAGCAACTGAGGCAACAGCTGATATACCACCAGCACAAGAAccagagctagaagagattgagaaTGCTGAACATGTTGAGGTGGAAGAAAGCATAACAGCAAGTAACCTGCCAGCAGAAGAGGGGAAGGAAACTCAAGACACGGAAACTGAAGTAATCAGCAAGAGTACTGATGCAAATATCAGTGAGCCCACTGATGATGTGAAGAAAAATGGTGCTGTTGCAGATGAGGCAGCTCCTGAAGAACATCTTATAGCAACTGAGGAAACGGTTGATATATCACGAGCACAAGAGCCAGGGATAGAAGAGATCGAGAATTCTGAGCATGTTGAGGTGGAAGAAAACATATCAGCAAGTGACCTTCCGGCAGAAGAGGTGAAGGAAACTGAAGTAATCAGCGAGAGCACTGATGCAAATATCACTGAGCCCACTGAAGATGCGAAAATAAATGTTGCTCTTGCAGACGAGGCAGCTCCTGAACAACATGTAATAGCCACTGAGGCAACAGTTGATATACCACGAGCACAAGAGCCAGAGCTAGAAGAGACTGAGAATGCTGAACATTTTGAGGTTGAAGTAAACATATCAGCAAATGACCTGCCAGCAGAAGAGGTGAAGGGCACTGAGACAATGGAAACTGGAGCAATCAGCAACAGTACTGATGCAAACATCACTGAGCTCACTGAAGACGTTGCTCTTGCAAACGAGGCAGTTCCTGACATACATGTAGATATACCGCCAGCACAGGAGCCAGCACTAGAAGAGATTAATAATACTGAACCTGTTGAAGCGGAAGACAGTATAACAGCGGATGATGTCCCAGCAGAAGAGATAAATGAGACTAAATTCATGGAGACTGAAGAAATCCCTCATGAGAGCACAGATGATAGTTTGACAGCCAGTGCACCACTTGCTGATATTCAACAAGCCCCAGAACAAGAAGCAGTTAAAGACAAGTGCACAGACACAACACAAAACCAAACAGAACCCCAACAAAGCATTGTTTCTACTGCTGCTGAGCCTACTCGAACAGAAGAAAAACCAACAGTGACAGAGCTAGCTTCCGATGTACAACAAGTGCTTGAACGAGATTCAACCGAAGAAACCACAGGAATTGAAGATGTGCATACTGAAGATGACCAGCAACACGGAGTTTCTAACCTTGAGAAGCCAGTGTCAGAAAATGATGTGTCAGAAAGTGAGCCAAATGTTGCTGATCAAGAAGTGCAGGAGGACAAAACAGCAGAGGTCGAAGACACAGCAGCTATGGAAGCTGAAGAAATATCTACCCAAGATAATATCCCTACTACTGAAAATGCAGCTCAAGAAAGCAGTGAACCAGGAAATGATCCAGATTTGCTTGTCCAATCTGAAGATATCAAGGAAGAGCTTCTAAAGGCAGAGGAAACAGGCCAAAGTAATGGTGCCACCCTTGAAGAACAAACTGCAGAAGACAATGCTGCAAATGAAACCgaccctcttgctgatactaaacAAGTGCATGGACTAGAATCAGTGAAAGAATACAGCAGTGTTGATGCCACTGAAGGTGAAGAAGCCTCCCATCCAACAAGCCAAGATGCTGGTTTAGAGGAGATAGTTTCAGAAAGTAATGTAGCAACAACTGAGCCAACTTCTGATATTCAGCAAGTAGATGACTTGGATGAAGCAGGAGAAATGATGGCCACTGAAGCTATCAATGATGAAGAAATTTCCTATCCAAAAACAGAGGCTGCCCCTTTGGAGGATCCATCTCCAACAGACAATGGAATGTCACCAAAACAAAATTCTGTAGAGTTAGACCAAGAAACCTTGGGAACTGAAATCAACAATGCAGAGCCAATAGAACAAAAG GACGAATCATCTGACATCGGTGAAAAAACTGCTTTTACAACTCAGAAAGGTGAGAGCCCTACTGAGGAAGATGATGTACAAAGTTCTGGTGATGATACAGTAGGGATTTCAAACAATATTGAGCAAATCAAAGAACAGTCAAAAGCTGTAACTGAAGATGACGCAATAAAAAGCGGTGAACATACCATTGATCAAGATGACGAGCAGCTTCACAGTGTGGAACTTCAATTGCAAGTTTGTGAGAGGTCAGTGGATGTTTCAGCCATTGAGCAGCCAGATGATGACGTACAAAAGGTTAACTTGGGTCAGCAGCAGAAGGAAGATGAGGTGATTAAAGAGCAAGCAGAAGAAATTCAGAGAGATGAGCAGAAACATGATGACAGTAGCACCGAGTTAACCACCGAGACATTATTGGAGCATCAGAGCAATGAAATTGGCACAACAAACTGGAATGAGGACACTGATATGTTTGAG GCTGAAAAAACAGAGACAGTGGCTACTGAAATGCTCATGAATGAACAAACCCCACATATACAACAGGGATCTACCCCAGCCATTGCAGATGCAAAGGTTGAGAACTCCACAGAAATAAAGGAAACGCCTGAACAAGAAAATGCACCCAACAACACTAGCACTTTATATACTGATGCCGATGCTGAAAATCATAATGAAGATGAGAAGGAGAATCTAGAAACAGATGCAGCAGTAGTAAAACCTTCTACTGACGAACAAGATGGAACAACTGATGAAACTGAG AATCCTACAGTGGTTCCTCGGAATGTTGAACCCAAAGTACACAGCGAGGAGAAAGCATGCATAAACAAGGCCAATGATGGTATGCAGGCCATTCAAGCATCACAAGAAGAGATCGTTGATGAAGTGGAAAATAAGCAAGAAATGCAAAATGAAGATACCTGTGTTAACAATGATGAAATTCAGACCAAACCTCTAAATGAAGATGCATCAAAATTGCATTCCAATGACAACACAGATATCAAAATGGACGATACCATCAGCCCCTTTGCAGAAATGACGCATGGAAGAATAGATGCACAGCCCACAGAAATCGAAGAGGTGGAGGAAAACAAGGGATTCCGTTCCATTTCAGAATATGCTGTACAATGTTCTAATCAGAATGACGTTGAGCACAACTTAAGCATTCATCCAAAGGTCGGTATTGATACTCTTAACAAGTTCATGCGACcaaattttcag GTTGTAGATGACAATTTGGCAACAACAGAGCAGAGTGATGCAGAAGTTGAAACTAACTCGAATGAGGAAATGGCGACTAGCTGTACAGCAGTCACTGAAGCAGTCAAATTTGATGAAGCTATCAACAATAAG GCTAATGGAGCTGATGGGGCACTATCTGATGAAAATCTCGAGACCTCTGAGGACAACAGAAGGAACCTCGAGGCTTCATCTGCAGTTACGTCATTGGGAGAAAGTATGAATGAAGGCAATGAACATCATAATCTTGCTCTTCCTGCACACTCTGCAGTGGATGGAAACACAGCTGAGCAAGCATCTGGCTTAGAGGTGACAGAAAGAGGGCTGTTGTTTCCAGAGAAGCCACTCCCCGCTGAATCAGAAGAGCATGAAGAGAGTCAAACAACCAAAGAACAAAATGAAGAGGACATACATGAGCAAGAAACTAGTGACACGGAGAAAGAAGAGAAAGAAGATGAACAAAGTGATTTGCCTGTCTCCAATTTTCTGATGAACCTGATCATGGGAAAAGAGAGTACTAAGCCAGACAGTAATTTGGAAACTGAGGCTGAAATGAAGCAagaagaaactacaaaagatgacAGTGGTTTGATCAACTCTCAACAGGAAGAAAGCTTGGTGCCAATTCCTACAGAATATAAGGTGGACAACAAGCTCATCTTTGAACAAGGAAAACATAATCTAGAAGGCTCTGAAGAAACACATGATTTCAAGCTGGAAAGTGATGAAGAGCTCAGTAGGAACACTCATGAATTGGAAGCACCAGTATCCCAAAACAATGTCCAAGATGAAATATCTGGTGAACTAGTACCAGGTGGACCTGGGCTGATGACAGAAGTGGAAAGTAGAAACGTTAAGCTAGGTGAAAGGGCAACCAATTCTGTTTGTCAAGAACATATGGAAGCGGCAACACAAATTGAAGGAGGCTTGAAGAGCAACATTGATGACTCCACAAACCCAAAGGCTTCTCAAAAGAATACATTAGAAGGAACAACAGACCTTCGGCATGAGTCTTTACCTGAAGAGAGAAGTTCTGATGCAGTGGCCAGACAAGCGCTCTTGGCGACAGAACCGGATACAggtgatgaagagaaattgcctaatGACACTGATGATCTTAAAAGCCCTCTGAGCACAAAGAGAGAAGAGTCCACTGAATCTTCCATCATTGAGGCCGAAAGTACTATCAAGGCAGAACAGGAGAATGAAGTAGAGAAGGAAGAAGAGAAACATCATACAATCAACGCAAGTGGATCTACTGGAGGAGAGATAGAAAATCTGCATGATGACTCGCAGAAAAGAACAGACGCAATATCTGATGAGAAGATGGCTGAAATTACTGAACTAGATATTGGCACTGAGATAAATTTGGTTGATGAAAAGGAGATTTCTGCAGGCTCAAAATGCgaggacaaaaaacaaagtagctATGAGTTACCAAACAGTGAACTAGACAGCTCAGAGAAAGCTTTGGATATTcagtcagatggttccagcttgcATATAAACCAAGATAAGCAAGATGAATTTGCTGGAGACCAAATTGTGATGGAGAAGAACAGCCTACTAGACAAGCCAGGCAAGTCAAATTTGCATGAAGAGCAGGAAGCGGAATTTGGACAAGAGTCTCCTAAAGAATCTGATGGAGGTGGTCAGAATTGTTTGGCTATAAGAGAACCTGTGATCGAAGAAGAGAATGTAAATCGAACAGTTGAAAGCCATGTGCAAACAGTGAACACAAAATCCAACGAAGAGCAAGAAACATATAAGCCACAGGTTCAGGAACGTGATTTCGATGTGGTTTCAGCAAAAGAAGCTCTTGAGGCTGAAGAAAATTTTGTGGAGATGGCAAAGCCAGAATTAAGCACAGATGCAGAACGAAGTCAAAAGGAAGATAAACTAAATATGGCAGGAGAGAAGACTTATGATGAGAAGACAAAGGATGGAGAGGAAGCTAAGAGTTTCACTGATGAAGCAACAACGAaaattgaagaacaaggagccttACAGAAGGCGTCACATAATCAGACACGTGATCTCAATGTGGTTTTACCAACGAAAGCTCCTGGGAGTGAAGAAAGTTTCGTGGATATAAAAACGCCAGAGTTCAGCACAGATGAAGAACAGAGTCCAAAGAAAGGTGAATCAAAGATGGCTGAAGAGAAGAGTTCTGACAAGAGAACAAACAGTGACGAGGAAGCTAAGAATTTCACTGATGAAACACCAATAAAAATTGAAGAACGAGAGGCAGGACAGAAGGCATCACCTAAGAAGCATAATATCCTATCTGGTGTCGGGTCAAAGGTAAAGCACCAACTAGCAAAAGTGAAGAAAGCTATCATAGGCAAGCCAGGTCACACCAAATCTGAGTTAGCGAAATCTTAA